From Oncorhynchus gorbuscha isolate QuinsamMale2020 ecotype Even-year unplaced genomic scaffold, OgorEven_v1.0 Un_scaffold_14297, whole genome shotgun sequence, a single genomic window includes:
- the LOC124030713 gene encoding LOW QUALITY PROTEIN: microtubule-associated protein RP/EB family member 3-like (The sequence of the model RefSeq protein was modified relative to this genomic sequence to represent the inferred CDS: inserted 1 base in 1 codon): MAVNVFSISXGSENLSRHEMLSWVNDSLRLTYTKVEQLCSGAAYCQFMDMLFPGCVLLKKVKFSAMLEHEFIKNFKVLQASFKRMGVDK; the protein is encoded by the exons ATGGCGGTGAATGTATTCTCCATCT TCGGCTCTGAGAACCTGAGTCGTCATGAGATGCTGTCCTGGGTCAACGACTCTCTACGGCTCACTTACACCAAGGTAGAACAACTGTGTTCAG gtgcagcGTATTGTCAGTTCATGGACATGTTGTTCCCTGGCTGTGTCCTGCTGAAGAAGGTGAAGTTCTCTGCAATGCTGGAACATGAGTTCATCAAAAACTTCAAGGTCCTACAGGCCTCCTTCAAGagaatgggtgtagacaag